The genomic DNA TTGTGGAGAGCGACAGCATGATTGCCGCGGGTTCACTGGTTGCCCCGGGCACGGTGGTGCCTTCGGGGGCCTTGATGATGGGTTCGCCGGCCAAACCCAAACGCAAGTTGACAAGGCAGGAACGCGCGCGTCTGCTGGAATCGGCTCAACATTACGTCGCGTACCAGGACATGTACCGATAATGGCCAAGATCCGAACCCTACGACGATGTGCGTTGTTTCGAAACCTGACGTTCCGGGATCTCGCCTGCTTGGCTCCGCATATTCAAGAAGAAACCGTCGAACCGAAAACCTGGCTGGCGGAGGAAGGGAAGCCGAGCGAGGGATTGATTATTTTACGAACGGGTCGCGTCCGTCTCATCCCGGCACAGCCGGCGGGCGCAGAGGTTATTTTGGGACCGGAAGATTTCTTCGGCGAATTGTCCGTCATCGATTCCGGCAACGGCGTACCCCGACGTGCGGTGGGAGCGCAGGCGATGGAGCGCTGTGAATTTCTTCGCTTAAATGGAAAGCATTATCAGCAATTGGTGTCGGAATCGCCCGATGTGGCGGGCAAAGT from Bdellovibrionota bacterium includes the following:
- a CDS encoding cyclic nucleotide-binding domain-containing protein → MAKIRTLRRCALFRNLTFRDLACLAPHIQEETVEPKTWLAEEGKPSEGLIILRTGRVRLIPAQPAGAEVILGPEDFFGELSVIDSGNGVPRRAVGAQAMERCEFLRLNGKHYQQLVSESPDVAGKVALGVLEALHRKMENVRGTMATLFAQGSVR